Proteins encoded together in one Planctomyces sp. SH-PL14 window:
- a CDS encoding NAD-dependent epimerase/dehydratase family protein: protein MAGQRVLVTGGAGFIGSHIVHQLQRLGYVPAVLDDLSSGERANIPDGVPFYEVDIRDAATTRQAFEDFRPQWVSHQAAQMSVSRSVRDPQFDASVNIMGLISVLDACVAVRAERIVAASSGGVLYGDVTEPADEDHPANPVSPYGISKLVGEAYLRFYNREHGLTGAALRYSNVYGPRQNPHGEAGVVAIFCTRMFRGETSTINGDGRYDRDYVYVDDVAAANIAALSTPLREPVRSFNVGTARKTDVNELADHLRNLCQAELRRRGNPIAVPAPLHGPPRPGDLRSNVIGFARAQTELNWTPKVDLATGLERTVSSFADRVLGPRTA from the coding sequence ATGGCGGGGCAGCGCGTCTTGGTGACCGGCGGAGCCGGATTTATCGGCAGCCACATCGTCCACCAACTGCAACGGCTGGGATACGTCCCCGCCGTCCTCGATGACCTCTCCTCCGGAGAGCGGGCCAACATCCCGGACGGCGTTCCCTTCTACGAAGTCGACATCCGCGACGCCGCCACCACCCGTCAGGCCTTCGAAGACTTCCGCCCCCAATGGGTCAGCCATCAGGCGGCGCAGATGTCGGTCAGCCGATCCGTCCGCGATCCGCAGTTCGACGCCTCGGTCAACATCATGGGACTGATCTCGGTCCTCGACGCCTGCGTCGCGGTCCGGGCCGAACGGATCGTCGCCGCCTCCTCGGGAGGAGTCCTCTACGGCGACGTCACCGAACCGGCCGACGAAGACCATCCCGCCAATCCGGTCTCCCCCTACGGGATCAGCAAGCTCGTCGGCGAGGCGTATCTGCGGTTCTACAACCGCGAGCACGGCCTGACGGGGGCGGCGTTGCGATATTCCAACGTGTACGGTCCCCGGCAGAACCCGCACGGCGAGGCGGGGGTCGTAGCGATTTTCTGCACCAGGATGTTTCGTGGCGAAACATCCACAATCAACGGAGACGGCCGCTATGACCGCGATTACGTCTATGTCGACGACGTCGCGGCCGCCAACATCGCCGCCCTCTCGACCCCGCTCCGGGAGCCGGTCCGGAGCTTCAACGTCGGCACGGCCCGCAAAACGGACGTGAACGAACTCGCGGATCACCTGCGAAATCTCTGCCAGGCCGAGCTCCGCCGCCGCGGAAACCCGATCGCCGTCCCGGCGCCGCTCCACGGCCCCCCCCGCCCCGGGGACCTCCGCAGCAACGTCATCGGCTTCGCCCGCGCCCAAACGGAGCTGAACTGGACGCCGAAAGTCGATCTCGCCACCGGCCTCGAACGCACGGTAAGCTCGTTTGCCGATCGCGTCCTGGGTCCGCGCACAGCGTAG
- a CDS encoding UDP-glucuronic acid decarboxylase family protein, which produces MAQILVTGGAGFLGSHLCERLLERGDHVICVDNYFSGRKENIDHLRDHKRFELIRHDIVHPLYVEAEQIYNLACPASPVAYQYNPIKTIKTSTVGMINVLGLARRCRARILHTSTSEVYGDPEVHPQKEDYWGHVNPLGPRSCYDEGKRVAESLCMNYHLAHGIPIRIVRIFNTYGPRMDPNDGRVVSNFIMQALRGESLTVYGHGKQTRSFCYVDDLVEGLIRMMDQNVDLGPINIGNPVENTMLELAEAVLELTGSKSAVKHDPLPKDDPQQRRPDITKAKAILKWEPKVPLKEGLAKTIEYYRRTQFG; this is translated from the coding sequence ATGGCACAGATTCTGGTGACGGGCGGAGCGGGCTTCCTGGGAAGCCACTTGTGTGAACGTCTTCTCGAGCGCGGCGACCACGTCATCTGCGTCGACAACTACTTCTCGGGCCGGAAGGAGAACATCGACCACCTCCGCGACCACAAGCGGTTCGAGCTGATCCGCCACGACATCGTCCATCCGCTCTACGTCGAAGCGGAGCAGATCTACAACCTGGCCTGCCCCGCCTCGCCGGTCGCCTATCAGTACAACCCGATCAAGACGATCAAGACTTCGACGGTCGGGATGATCAACGTTCTCGGTCTCGCCCGCCGCTGCCGGGCCCGGATCCTCCACACCTCGACCTCCGAAGTGTATGGCGATCCCGAGGTCCATCCGCAGAAGGAAGACTACTGGGGCCATGTGAACCCGCTCGGACCGCGGAGCTGCTACGACGAAGGGAAGCGGGTCGCCGAGTCCCTGTGCATGAACTACCACCTGGCCCACGGGATCCCGATCCGCATCGTCCGGATCTTCAACACCTACGGGCCGCGGATGGATCCCAACGACGGCCGCGTCGTGTCGAACTTCATCATGCAGGCCCTCCGCGGCGAGTCGCTGACGGTCTACGGCCACGGCAAGCAGACCCGCTCCTTCTGCTACGTGGACGACCTCGTCGAAGGCCTGATCCGGATGATGGACCAGAACGTCGACCTCGGCCCGATCAACATCGGCAACCCGGTCGAGAACACGATGCTGGAGCTGGCCGAGGCGGTCCTCGAGCTGACCGGCTCGAAGTCGGCGGTCAAGCACGACCCGCTCCCGAAGGACGACCCGCAGCAGCGGCGGCCGGACATTACCAAGGCCAAGGCGATCCTGAAGTGGGAACCCAAGGT